A single window of Candidatus Nezhaarchaeales archaeon DNA harbors:
- the cobO gene encoding cob(I)yrinic acid a,c-diamide adenosyltransferase, translating to MSGKLSKGLVQVYTGNGKGKTTAALGLGLRAVGHGLKVYMVQFMKNWNYGEVEGVRRLTPDFMIVQFGRKECITRSDVNELDVKLAKEALKHAEEVIKSGKYDVVILDEVNIAVGWGLLSVNEVLRLIKDKPSNVELVLTGRYAPKELLDAADLVTLFEEVKHPYKEKGITARMGIEY from the coding sequence ATGAGCGGTAAGCTCAGTAAAGGGTTAGTTCAGGTTTATACTGGGAACGGTAAGGGTAAGACTACCGCTGCCTTAGGGTTAGGGTTAAGGGCTGTGGGACACGGCCTCAAGGTCTACATGGTCCAGTTTATGAAGAACTGGAACTACGGCGAGGTTGAAGGCGTCCGTAGGTTAACGCCCGACTTCATGATCGTTCAGTTCGGGCGTAAGGAATGCATAACCAGGAGTGATGTAAACGAGTTGGACGTGAAGCTTGCCAAGGAAGCGTTAAAGCACGCTGAAGAGGTCATTAAGAGCGGGAAGTACGACGTGGTTATCCTAGACGAAGTTAATATAGCGGTGGGATGGGGGCTACTAAGCGTAAACGAAGTTTTAAGGCTGATTAAGGATAAACCCTCCAACGTAGAGTTAGTACTAACCGGAAGGTATGCGCCTAAAGAGCTACTTGACGCGGCAGACTTAGTTACCTTATTCGAGGAGGTTAAGCACCCATATAAAGAGAAGGGGATTACCGCTAGGATGGGTATTGAGTACTAA
- a CDS encoding carbon-nitrogen hydrolase family protein: MKLRVAAVQVEPKHSISEGLQEALTLTRNAVNDGATLICLPESWLFPEPRRNLALLKEGYEAAVKAFTELASEYNVYVVPGALHTVFKGSLRIRSPIIGPKGLMGYQDKMHPFKDERGIVEPAEAVEVFELKGFKLGIAVCYDLVFPEVVRIMALKDVDVVLNPSRITSNAWESWQLYLKARALENRVYTVGVNIVKPPTWLGHSCITGFQVQADSVFHVKLIAEAGETPSAIVADLDLELTRKSRRERMKDRRPNLYKPLT; the protein is encoded by the coding sequence TTGAAGCTAAGGGTTGCAGCCGTACAGGTGGAGCCTAAGCATTCAATTAGCGAGGGGCTTCAGGAGGCTTTAACGTTGACGAGGAACGCGGTTAACGATGGTGCAACGCTAATCTGCCTACCTGAAAGCTGGCTTTTCCCAGAGCCTAGGAGGAATTTAGCTTTACTTAAGGAAGGTTACGAAGCGGCGGTTAAAGCCTTCACGGAGCTCGCCTCCGAATACAACGTTTACGTGGTTCCCGGGGCTTTACACACCGTTTTTAAAGGCTCGCTAAGGATTAGAAGCCCTATTATAGGGCCTAAGGGTTTAATGGGCTACCAGGATAAGATGCACCCCTTTAAAGATGAAAGAGGGATAGTGGAACCGGCTGAAGCCGTGGAGGTCTTTGAGCTTAAAGGGTTTAAGCTGGGCATAGCCGTATGCTACGACCTCGTCTTCCCCGAGGTGGTAAGGATTATGGCGCTTAAGGACGTCGACGTAGTTTTAAACCCTTCACGTATAACGAGTAATGCTTGGGAATCGTGGCAGCTATACCTTAAGGCTAGGGCGTTAGAGAATAGGGTTTACACTGTCGGGGTTAACATCGTGAAGCCGCCTACCTGGCTTGGCCATAGCTGTATCACCGGCTTCCAAGTCCAAGCTGACAGCGTCTTCCATGTTAAGCTCATCGCTGAAGCAGGTGAAACTCCATCCGCGATCGTAGCGGACCTAGACCTTGAACTCACCCGTAAAAGTAGGCGTGAAAGAATGAAGGATAGGAGGCCCAACCTATACAAGCCCCTTACATAG
- a CDS encoding MarC family protein produces the protein MIDLASLLHSFFMLFIIFDPLGNVPIFYALTERKGVSGRRSIAKASALTAGGILIFFALLGDYIFKLLRITINDFRVAAGIVLFILSVEMVLGRLEKLIRRVEAEDIAVVPLATPLLAGPGSISTTMYIMSLYGLLHVLLTVGINVALAYIILAESESFFKLLGRNGSKAITRIMGLLTAAIAVSIMREGIQGLTG, from the coding sequence ATGATCGACTTAGCCAGCCTTCTCCACTCGTTCTTCATGCTCTTCATAATCTTTGATCCGCTCGGTAACGTCCCCATATTCTACGCTTTAACCGAGAGGAAAGGGGTTAGTGGGCGTAGATCGATAGCTAAAGCCTCAGCTTTAACGGCGGGCGGAATTCTAATTTTCTTCGCTCTTTTAGGCGACTACATTTTTAAACTGCTAAGAATAACCATTAACGATTTCAGGGTAGCCGCTGGCATCGTACTCTTCATACTATCAGTAGAAATGGTTCTTGGCCGCCTAGAAAAACTCATTAGAAGGGTGGAAGCGGAAGACATAGCCGTAGTTCCGTTAGCTACACCCCTCCTAGCAGGGCCTGGAAGCATAAGTACCACGATGTACATAATGAGCCTCTACGGCCTTCTCCACGTATTATTAACCGTCGGCATTAACGTAGCCCTCGCCTACATAATCCTAGCTGAATCCGAGAGCTTTTTCAAGCTCCTCGGTAGGAACGGGTCGAAGGCGATAACGAGGATAATGGGCTTACTAACAGCGGCTATAGCCGTAAGCATCATGCGTGAAGGAATCCAAGGCTTAACCGGTTAA
- a CDS encoding MFS transporter, with amino-acid sequence MKVRNLLSVNLLLSCKAVKGGFSIHWCWIVLAAGFYTVFMAYGIRFSYGILLPAMIRELGITTTEAGLIYSGYFLAYAFFAPIVGTLTDRVGGRRVVALFCVVLGVGALMMGLINRWQTGFTSALIMGVGASATWTPIVALVSKWFGVKRRGRALGILTSGYGWGFGVMGILIPLIVASYGWRYCWYSLALMALSAALINALLLRSKPEELGLKPYGWTSEDVGGMVSPGRINYRSIVREAGFWLIGASYFAISFATYIAMLYTVSYVNLELDVEYVVAAVLMSVVAFSGIPGGLIIPTLSDYLGRRGTMAVCNAVVAFTLISFVSVGSNLHVLIGIAALYGAFYSAIWPIYAAYAADYFSREAAGTVVGLWTVNYGIGAMTGSAVAGYVRDVTRTFFWSFTLASLMAGLSVALILVSKLKKRVKDSH; translated from the coding sequence GTGAAAGTACGAAACCTTTTAAGTGTCAACCTGCTTTTAAGCTGTAAGGCCGTTAAAGGAGGATTTAGTATCCACTGGTGCTGGATTGTTTTAGCTGCGGGTTTCTACACGGTCTTTATGGCTTACGGGATTAGGTTTAGCTACGGCATACTGCTACCGGCAATGATAAGGGAGTTAGGGATTACGACGACGGAGGCCGGGTTAATTTATAGTGGGTATTTTCTTGCTTACGCGTTTTTCGCGCCTATCGTAGGTACGTTAACGGATAGGGTAGGAGGGAGACGCGTAGTAGCCCTGTTCTGCGTAGTACTTGGTGTTGGCGCGTTAATGATGGGGCTTATTAACCGGTGGCAAACCGGTTTTACCTCGGCACTAATAATGGGGGTTGGAGCCTCGGCTACTTGGACTCCGATCGTAGCCCTCGTATCGAAGTGGTTCGGGGTGAAACGGAGGGGGAGGGCGTTAGGGATACTTACTTCAGGTTATGGGTGGGGCTTCGGCGTTATGGGGATACTTATCCCCCTAATAGTAGCTAGCTACGGTTGGCGTTACTGTTGGTATAGCCTAGCCCTCATGGCTTTATCGGCGGCACTAATTAACGCACTCCTCCTAAGAAGTAAGCCTGAAGAGTTGGGGTTAAAACCGTATGGTTGGACTAGTGAAGATGTCGGAGGGATGGTAAGCCCCGGTAGGATTAATTATCGGAGCATCGTTAGGGAGGCTGGGTTCTGGTTGATCGGGGCTTCCTACTTCGCTATATCTTTCGCCACCTATATCGCTATGCTATACACGGTATCGTACGTTAACCTGGAGCTAGACGTGGAATACGTCGTAGCGGCGGTATTAATGAGTGTAGTAGCGTTTAGCGGTATACCTGGAGGCTTAATTATCCCTACGCTTTCCGATTACCTTGGTAGGAGGGGTACGATGGCTGTATGTAACGCGGTGGTCGCGTTTACTTTAATAAGCTTCGTAAGCGTAGGCTCTAACCTTCACGTTTTAATAGGTATAGCCGCTCTTTACGGAGCTTTCTATAGCGCCATATGGCCGATTTACGCGGCTTACGCCGCTGACTACTTCTCTAGGGAGGCTGCTGGAACAGTAGTAGGTCTTTGGACCGTTAACTACGGGATTGGAGCTATGACGGGCTCAGCGGTAGCTGGGTACGTACGCGACGTTACACGGACCTTCTTTTGGTCCTTCACGCTGGCATCGCTAATGGCCGGTTTAAGCGTAGCATTAATCCTAGTATCCAAGTTGAAGAAGCGAGTTAAGGACTCTCATTGA
- a CDS encoding M48 family metalloprotease, whose translation MSLLKLRLSMVGTLAMVIGVSTLFLAVILNYLGRLTIFSLLSLVIAFNLAQWLIAPYIIDSMYQVKEVSKSEAPRLHRIVEELSRKMGLKKPRIMIARLPIPNAFAYGSPIAGSRIAVTEGLLSELEEEEVEAVVGHELGHLKHRDVQLMMMASLLPALFYFIGYSLFWSSMLGRREERSGGLTALLGIASLAIYWVLSLLVLHLSRLREYYADRASATTVPDGARKLSEALAKIALSARRAIRRSGGVGGLNAFKTLFIEDPDRAERDSYEIYSMRSISSSDQQLVRELLSRPVTLVDRIMELFSTHPNMTKRLRALASIGSR comes from the coding sequence ATGTCCCTTTTAAAGCTTCGGCTATCGATGGTAGGTACGTTAGCCATGGTTATAGGCGTATCGACGTTGTTCCTAGCCGTAATCTTAAACTACCTAGGCCGCTTAACGATCTTCTCGCTATTATCGCTGGTAATAGCCTTTAACCTAGCCCAGTGGCTAATAGCGCCTTATATTATAGACTCCATGTACCAGGTTAAGGAGGTATCGAAGAGCGAGGCTCCTAGGCTTCATAGGATTGTCGAAGAGTTAAGCCGTAAGATGGGGCTTAAGAAGCCTAGAATCATGATCGCTAGGCTCCCAATCCCCAACGCTTTCGCCTACGGCTCTCCGATCGCCGGTAGTAGGATCGCCGTTACCGAGGGCTTACTAAGCGAGCTTGAAGAGGAGGAGGTTGAAGCCGTAGTAGGCCATGAGCTCGGCCATTTAAAGCATCGCGACGTCCAGCTTATGATGATGGCGTCGTTACTACCGGCCTTATTCTACTTCATAGGGTATTCACTATTCTGGTCTTCAATGCTTGGTAGACGCGAAGAGAGATCGGGCGGCCTCACAGCGCTCCTTGGTATTGCTAGCTTAGCGATCTACTGGGTCTTAAGCCTACTCGTACTACATTTAAGTAGGCTTCGCGAATACTACGCTGATAGGGCTAGCGCTACCACGGTCCCCGACGGGGCTAGAAAGCTTTCAGAGGCGTTAGCTAAAATAGCGCTATCAGCGAGGAGGGCTATACGGCGTAGCGGAGGGGTAGGCGGCTTAAACGCCTTCAAAACCCTCTTCATAGAGGATCCGGATCGCGCTGAACGGGACTCCTACGAAATATACTCGATGAGGAGTATATCGAGTAGTGATCAACAACTAGTACGGGAGCTTCTCTCAAGGCCCGTAACGCTGGTAGATAGGATCATGGAGCTTTTCTCCACGCATCCAAACATGACCAAGAGGCTTAGAGCTTTAGCGTCGATAGGATCACGTTAA
- a CDS encoding roadblock/LC7 domain-containing protein — MSSQGLNVVDRIFELHDDIRHVVIVNSMGQVVRIASRAKVTWPEDLIRQFSGLMAAVVLGVSEKVQNIVGNIEYLMISYEKSYVILLRSKEFIFIVSARKTMPSEILRKLASLLSGR; from the coding sequence ATGTCTTCTCAAGGGCTTAATGTAGTTGATAGGATTTTCGAGCTCCACGACGATATACGCCACGTGGTTATAGTTAATAGCATGGGCCAAGTGGTAAGGATAGCTTCTAGAGCTAAGGTTACTTGGCCCGAGGATTTAATAAGGCAGTTCTCAGGCCTCATGGCTGCGGTCGTACTAGGCGTAAGCGAAAAAGTTCAAAACATCGTCGGCAATATCGAGTACTTAATGATATCCTACGAAAAGTCCTACGTAATTCTCCTTAGATCAAAGGAGTTCATCTTCATAGTCTCCGCTAGGAAAACCATGCCTAGCGAAATACTGCGTAAGCTGGCTTCCCTCTTAAGTGGAAGGTAA
- a CDS encoding 4-vinyl reductase, giving the protein MGVKMCMEDALNLLKAKEAIILRNVTFATIHKRFEEIFGEGPAAFIMFEAGRVCGKRSIERLADVTKVIGRRLLIEVERLKKDEGWCLMDFGKLNLKTGKGVIIVKDSFEALGYGSSQRPICQFLRGFLSAVISYVLKRDVVLMETKCLAKGDPYCEFTL; this is encoded by the coding sequence ATGGGAGTTAAGATGTGTATGGAGGATGCGCTGAACCTACTCAAGGCTAAGGAGGCTATAATTCTACGCAACGTAACCTTTGCAACCATTCATAAGAGGTTTGAGGAAATATTCGGTGAGGGGCCGGCTGCCTTCATAATGTTTGAAGCCGGTAGAGTATGCGGGAAGCGTTCTATTGAACGTTTAGCGGATGTAACTAAAGTAATCGGTAGGAGGTTGCTGATTGAGGTTGAGAGGCTTAAGAAGGATGAAGGATGGTGTTTAATGGACTTCGGTAAATTGAATTTGAAAACGGGGAAGGGCGTTATTATCGTCAAGGACTCCTTCGAAGCGTTAGGCTACGGTTCCTCGCAACGACCTATATGTCAATTTCTACGGGGATTCTTATCAGCTGTAATATCGTACGTACTGAAAAGGGATGTAGTGCTAATGGAGACTAAATGCTTAGCTAAAGGGGATCCATACTGCGAGTTTACACTTTAG
- a CDS encoding phosphomannomutase/phosphoglucomutase, with protein sequence MKVASSIFRAYDVRGVYGEDLTLEVAEAIGKGFATFLGGGGRRVAVGRDVRLSGEVLQEALMGGLTSAGCNVLDIGVVTSPVLYFTVINLRLDGGVMVTASHNPPEWNGFKLCREGAILCGEGTGMEEVRSIVLEGRFKEGVKGVLEHYGNALKDYFNHVLRLVNIEKPLKVALDPGNGASTLTAPYLFKEAGCSIVAINAEPNGRFPAHHPEPTEEALQQLKEVVVKEEADFGVGYDGDGDRAVFIDERGNILPGDVTLVLFAKYYLEKRGGGKVVYDVSCSTAVEEAIRASGGEPIVSRVGHAFMMNRVLSEKAVFGGEKSSHFYFAELYGIDDGVFASLKLAEILSRKGVRLSELASTVSRYPSTSKNYECADNVKFKVVERLARKYMELGKKLIALDGVKVLEPEGWFLVRASNTQPLIKVTVESKSVEKLKELKEKVEKDLLEEIRRGATP encoded by the coding sequence TTGAAGGTTGCAAGTAGCATTTTTAGGGCTTACGACGTTAGAGGCGTATACGGCGAGGATTTAACGTTGGAGGTCGCTGAAGCCATAGGTAAGGGTTTCGCTACCTTCTTAGGCGGGGGAGGTAGGAGGGTGGCTGTAGGAAGGGATGTGAGGCTTAGCGGTGAAGTGCTTCAGGAGGCTTTAATGGGGGGCTTAACCTCCGCCGGGTGTAACGTACTTGATATAGGCGTAGTCACTAGCCCGGTTCTATATTTTACCGTTATAAACCTACGTTTAGACGGCGGCGTTATGGTGACGGCGTCCCATAATCCACCGGAGTGGAACGGGTTTAAACTATGTAGGGAGGGAGCGATTCTATGCGGTGAAGGCACAGGTATGGAGGAGGTGCGAAGCATTGTGCTCGAAGGAAGGTTTAAGGAGGGTGTTAAGGGTGTTCTGGAACATTACGGTAACGCGTTAAAGGACTACTTTAACCACGTTTTAAGGCTCGTTAATATTGAGAAGCCGCTTAAAGTCGCACTGGATCCAGGTAACGGGGCTTCAACGTTAACGGCCCCATACCTCTTTAAGGAGGCTGGCTGCTCTATCGTAGCTATAAACGCAGAGCCGAACGGTAGGTTTCCGGCTCACCATCCCGAGCCTACCGAGGAAGCGTTACAACAGCTTAAAGAGGTCGTAGTTAAGGAGGAGGCTGACTTCGGGGTTGGGTATGACGGTGATGGTGATCGCGCCGTCTTCATTGATGAAAGGGGCAATATCCTACCTGGGGACGTAACGCTCGTACTATTCGCTAAATACTACCTTGAAAAGCGCGGCGGGGGGAAGGTGGTTTACGACGTTAGTTGTTCAACGGCTGTTGAAGAAGCTATTAGGGCTAGCGGCGGGGAGCCCATAGTAAGTAGGGTTGGACATGCCTTCATGATGAATAGGGTTCTCTCCGAAAAAGCTGTCTTCGGGGGTGAGAAAAGCAGCCATTTCTACTTTGCTGAGCTCTACGGTATTGATGACGGCGTATTCGCAAGTTTAAAGCTGGCCGAGATCCTATCCAGGAAGGGCGTAAGGCTATCCGAGCTAGCGAGCACCGTATCTAGGTACCCTTCAACCTCTAAGAACTACGAGTGCGCCGATAACGTAAAGTTTAAGGTTGTTGAGAGGTTAGCCAGGAAGTACATGGAGCTCGGTAAGAAGCTTATAGCCTTGGACGGGGTTAAGGTTTTGGAGCCCGAGGGCTGGTTCCTGGTTAGAGCCTCTAACACGCAGCCCCTCATAAAGGTAACCGTGGAGTCTAAGAGCGTGGAGAAGCTTAAGGAGTTAAAGGAGAAGGTCGAGAAGGACCTATTAGAGGAAATCAGGCGCGGGGCAACACCATAG
- a CDS encoding type II toxin-antitoxin system CcdA family antitoxin encodes MSRYVTVSTKVRRKLKEEAEKLGIKISELLRRALEEEVRKEKLKRLEEELDSIRSALDRINMDRIVRGIREDRENRLTVYSSTPPH; translated from the coding sequence ATGAGTAGGTATGTTACGGTCTCCACGAAGGTAAGGAGGAAGCTCAAGGAGGAGGCCGAAAAGCTCGGTATAAAGATTTCTGAGCTTCTTAGAAGGGCTCTTGAAGAAGAGGTTAGAAAGGAGAAGCTTAAGAGGTTAGAGGAGGAGCTGGATAGCATTAGGAGCGCGCTCGATAGGATCAATATGGATAGAATCGTAAGGGGCATTAGAGAGGATAGGGAAAATAGATTAACGGTTTACTCTTCGACTCCTCCTCATTAA
- a CDS encoding NAD+ synthase, translated as MGVAGLPRLTWPPKLNLPLVADRVSGFIRRRVEEAGTNGVVIGLSGGLDSSTTAYLCVRALGPSRVLCLIMPDENVTPKEDVEDAKLVANTLGVEYHLIPITKAFDALTEALDQLYKPEEYRSAGNIRARIRMILLYYAANALNRLVAGTSDKSEVMIGYFTKYGDGAADLLPMGNLYKTQVKELARFLGVPKHIVAKPSSPRLWRGQTAEQELGLSYEVIDPVLYASYELGMSSEDVAKELNVPLEVVERVKLMVERSAHKRSLPPMAEL; from the coding sequence ATGGGCGTAGCGGGGTTGCCCCGGTTGACGTGGCCGCCTAAGCTAAACCTACCCCTCGTTGCCGATAGGGTAAGCGGCTTCATTAGGCGAAGGGTTGAGGAGGCAGGGACTAACGGCGTAGTTATAGGCTTAAGCGGGGGCTTGGACTCGTCGACAACGGCTTACCTCTGCGTTCGCGCCCTCGGGCCTAGCCGCGTGCTATGCTTGATAATGCCCGATGAAAACGTAACCCCTAAGGAGGACGTGGAGGACGCTAAGCTAGTAGCCAACACGTTAGGCGTGGAGTACCACCTAATCCCGATAACCAAGGCTTTTGATGCTTTAACCGAGGCCCTCGACCAGCTCTACAAGCCCGAGGAATATAGGTCGGCCGGCAACATTAGGGCTAGGATCAGGATGATCCTGCTCTACTACGCGGCTAACGCTTTGAATAGGCTCGTAGCTGGAACTAGCGATAAGAGCGAGGTCATGATAGGCTACTTCACCAAGTACGGCGACGGCGCCGCCGACCTACTCCCAATGGGCAACCTGTATAAGACGCAGGTTAAGGAGTTAGCCCGCTTCCTAGGCGTACCGAAGCACATAGTGGCTAAGCCAAGTAGCCCTAGGCTATGGAGGGGTCAAACAGCTGAGCAGGAGCTTGGCTTAAGCTACGAGGTAATAGACCCTGTGCTTTACGCCTCCTACGAGCTTGGGATGAGTAGCGAGGATGTAGCCAAGGAGTTAAACGTGCCGTTGGAGGTTGTTGAGAGGGTTAAGCTAATGGTTGAGCGATCCGCTCATAAGAGGAGCCTACCACCCATGGCGGAGCTATAG
- a CDS encoding acyl-CoA dehydrogenase family protein, with protein sequence MSLMLSPEMKYVRAMATEEDLRIVKAVREYVEREVMPRRIDLDGGWHRDEKLARKTFEKLHKGLVDLGVQRAFFPKEVGGLGIRSTVTMCMVWEELARGDIGLAAHLSILRWVMAPAFIARRKDLIERFAAKICDDKPHTACMAITEPAGGTNIEDPTQHGRTIATRARLEGDEWVINGHKIWPSGAGVADVVYCTVCTTDPAKGDEGIALIYVPPDTPGLSFGKPIEKMGLCWTDINAEIFYEDVRVPKEFRVAGPGEDAKILHDIIAGGRLGTAAMAVGAAQAAFEIALSFTKDREIAGKPVRERSLHASILADMAIAIETARAYYMQVAWMVDHPQLYGRPGSFAMLAKCSAAKAYACDVAVMVTNKAMELMGSYGYAEAYHVEKYLRDCKILQLWLGGPQRARLDTALGYYPFEWSSGRGK encoded by the coding sequence ATGTCCCTTATGCTTAGCCCTGAAATGAAGTACGTAAGGGCAATGGCTACTGAGGAGGACTTAAGGATAGTGAAGGCCGTGCGCGAGTACGTTGAAAGGGAGGTAATGCCGCGCCGTATAGATCTCGATGGAGGATGGCATCGCGATGAAAAGCTTGCGCGCAAAACCTTTGAGAAGCTCCATAAGGGGCTGGTTGATCTCGGTGTTCAAAGGGCCTTCTTCCCGAAGGAGGTCGGTGGTTTAGGTATTAGGTCGACGGTCACGATGTGCATGGTTTGGGAGGAGCTAGCCCGCGGCGATATAGGGTTAGCTGCGCACCTCTCCATACTCCGATGGGTTATGGCGCCGGCTTTCATAGCCCGAAGGAAGGATCTAATTGAGAGGTTTGCAGCTAAAATATGTGACGATAAGCCCCATACGGCCTGCATGGCTATTACCGAGCCCGCTGGAGGAACCAATATTGAGGATCCAACGCAGCACGGGCGGACAATAGCTACGAGGGCTAGGCTTGAAGGAGACGAATGGGTAATAAACGGGCATAAAATATGGCCTAGTGGAGCTGGGGTAGCCGACGTAGTTTACTGTACGGTTTGTACGACTGATCCAGCTAAGGGGGATGAAGGAATAGCCTTAATATACGTACCCCCGGATACACCCGGTTTATCCTTCGGTAAGCCGATAGAGAAAATGGGGTTATGCTGGACTGATATTAACGCTGAGATCTTCTACGAGGACGTACGCGTACCTAAGGAGTTTAGAGTGGCGGGCCCGGGTGAGGACGCTAAGATCCTACACGACATAATAGCCGGGGGTAGGTTGGGGACGGCGGCTATGGCTGTAGGCGCTGCTCAAGCAGCCTTCGAAATAGCCTTAAGCTTTACTAAGGATAGGGAGATAGCTGGTAAACCGGTTAGGGAGCGTTCACTTCACGCCTCCATACTGGCGGATATGGCTATCGCTATTGAAACCGCTAGGGCCTACTATATGCAGGTAGCTTGGATGGTGGATCATCCACAGCTTTATGGAAGGCCTGGATCGTTCGCCATGCTAGCTAAGTGTTCGGCGGCTAAAGCGTACGCGTGTGATGTGGCGGTGATGGTTACGAATAAGGCCATGGAGCTAATGGGATCCTACGGATACGCTGAAGCCTACCACGTTGAAAAGTACTTAAGGGATTGTAAAATCCTTCAGCTATGGCTTGGAGGCCCGCAACGCGCACGTTTAGATACGGCGCTCGGCTATTACCCCTTCGAGTGGTCATCGGGCCGCGGGAAGTGA
- a CDS encoding winged helix-turn-helix domain-containing protein yields MSKSPDVLTPKLIELLEKDPGQTVKQLAEQLSVNRTFLAGYLKALESQGYVRSKKIGPAKVYFKGHGKSDKNEKYGFFPTLNVFRLP; encoded by the coding sequence ATGTCGAAGAGTCCGGACGTGTTAACCCCCAAGCTGATTGAGCTCTTGGAAAAAGACCCTGGACAAACAGTCAAGCAGCTCGCAGAACAATTAAGCGTTAATAGAACCTTCCTCGCTGGCTATTTAAAAGCATTGGAGAGTCAAGGTTACGTCAGGTCAAAGAAGATCGGACCTGCCAAAGTTTACTTTAAGGGACATGGAAAGAGTGATAAAAATGAAAAGTATGGATTTTTCCCCACTCTCAATGTATTTCGCCTCCCTTAA
- a CDS encoding MarC family protein: MKRHADLVLSFLHSFFMLFVIFDPLGNVPIFYALTERKGVSGRRSIAKASALTADGILVFFALLGEYIFKLLEIM, from the coding sequence GTGAAGCGGCATGCTGACTTGGTTCTCAGCTTTCTTCACTCGTTCTTTATGCTGTTCGTTATCTTCGACCCCCTCGGTAACGTCCCCATATTTTACGCTTTAACCGAAAGGAAGGGGGTTAGTGGGCGTAGGTCAATAGCCAAGGCTTCAGCTTTAACGGCGGACGGGATCCTAGTCTTCTTCGCCCTCTTAGGCGAGTATATTTTCAAGCTGTTGGAGATAATGTAA